One Lachnospiraceae bacterium C1.1 genomic region harbors:
- the glpK gene encoding glycerol kinase GlpK, translating into MAKYVMALDAGTTSNRCILFNEKGEMCSVAQKEFTQFFPKPGWVEHDANEIWQTQLSVARQALKNVGATAEDVAAIGITNQRETVIVWDRATGQPIHHAIVWQCRRTADFAEQMKGKIPGIVEKFQQKTGLKFDPYFSGTKIRWILDNVEGARERAEKGELCFGTVDSWLIYKLTKGKVHVTDYSNASRTLLFNINTLEWDDELCQILEIPKSMLPEAKPSSCIYGESDPEFFGGPIRIAGAAGDQQAALFGQTCYKEGEAKNTYGTGCFMLMNTGEKPIFSKNDLLTTIAWGLDGKVTYALEGSVYVAGAAIQWLRDELRIVDTSPDSEYFATRVEDTNGCYVVPAFTGLGAPYWDPYARGAITGLTRGVNKYHIIRATLESLAYQTYDVLHAMELDSGKHLTSLKVDGGASKNNFLMQFQSDIINTNVLRPSCVETTAMGAAYLAGLAVGYWSSKEDVIKNWAVDREFKPEMTDETRNAAIKGWSKAVASTRGWAKE; encoded by the coding sequence ATGGCTAAGTATGTAATGGCACTTGATGCAGGTACCACCAGTAATCGTTGTATCCTTTTTAATGAAAAAGGTGAGATGTGTTCTGTGGCACAGAAAGAGTTCACACAGTTCTTCCCTAAGCCCGGCTGGGTTGAGCATGATGCCAATGAAATATGGCAGACACAGCTTTCAGTAGCCCGTCAGGCATTGAAAAACGTGGGAGCAACTGCTGAGGACGTTGCAGCAATTGGTATTACTAACCAGCGTGAAACAGTTATAGTTTGGGATAGAGCAACCGGACAGCCGATCCATCATGCGATCGTATGGCAGTGCCGTCGTACTGCAGATTTTGCAGAGCAGATGAAGGGCAAGATTCCGGGAATAGTTGAGAAATTCCAGCAGAAGACAGGTCTTAAATTTGACCCTTATTTCTCAGGAACAAAGATCCGCTGGATACTTGACAATGTTGAAGGAGCACGTGAAAGGGCAGAAAAAGGCGAGCTTTGCTTTGGTACTGTTGATTCATGGCTCATCTATAAACTTACAAAGGGCAAGGTACATGTAACAGATTATTCCAATGCTTCAAGAACATTGCTTTTCAATATCAATACTCTTGAATGGGATGATGAGCTTTGCCAGATTCTTGAAATTCCGAAGAGCATGCTTCCTGAAGCTAAGCCTTCAAGCTGCATCTATGGCGAGTCCGATCCTGAATTCTTTGGTGGACCGATCCGTATAGCAGGTGCTGCTGGTGACCAGCAGGCAGCTCTCTTTGGACAGACATGTTATAAAGAGGGTGAAGCAAAGAATACCTATGGTACAGGCTGCTTCATGCTTATGAACACAGGTGAGAAGCCTATATTCTCAAAGAATGATCTGCTTACGACTATTGCATGGGGACTTGACGGAAAGGTTACTTATGCACTTGAAGGCTCTGTATATGTTGCAGGTGCAGCTATCCAGTGGCTTCGTGATGAGCTGAGGATCGTGGATACATCACCGGATTCAGAATATTTCGCAACACGTGTTGAGGATACAAACGGATGCTATGTAGTACCTGCATTTACAGGACTTGGCGCACCCTACTGGGATCCTTACGCTCGTGGAGCAATAACAGGACTTACACGTGGTGTGAACAAATATCACATTATCAGAGCAACTCTTGAGTCACTTGCATATCAGACATATGATGTTCTGCACGCTATGGAGCTTGATTCCGGAAAGCATCTCACATCGCTCAAGGTAGACGGTGGTGCTTCAAAGAATAACTTCCTGATGCAGTTCCAGTCTGATATCATCAATACCAATGTTCTTCGTCCGAGCTGTGTAGAAACAACAGCTATGGGTGCAGCTTATCTTGCAGGTCTTGCAGTTGGATACTGGAGCAGCAAGGAAGATGTTATCAAGAACTGGGCAGTTGACAGAGAGTTCAAGCCTGAGATGACTGATGAAACAAGAAATGCTGCCATCAAGGGATGGAGCAAGGCTGTAGCTTCAACAAGAGGCTGGGCTAAGGAGTAA